gtccatatctatctccaaggttagtctctgtaaatgtgtggtgttagaaaagcaggctgagttctgggctggttttagaaagaggaagaagcccagaggccagtgcaagcaggcagccctgagcttggacatgatgtcccctccctgcaggttcctgtccttgagcccaggccctgaggtgaggctgagaagtggcgcggaggtgagcccagagctgtccctgaggtgaggctgagaataagtgcaaggcagaggtgctgctgaggaaggagagccccgtggtggggaagaagacgaagctgtgaatgcccatccctgggaaggtgctgtgtccatcccctgtgtgccaggtgagctggggctttgctgcagagctgcgggcgctgatttgagcgtctccaagtgctgagatggtgggcacccaggaacacaaactgtggctggccacggagcctgcaaggaggagcagagagagccctggcagtgtggggggccaggttgtccctgtgccttcccctgcaggccctgtctgtccctgctgggcccctgtccatccccatcaggtccctgcccgtgccccccgggctgagctccccccaggaagtgccgtggagctgaagctgctgccatcccccccctgcagccgctgccccaggcaagggagcagcaaaggcagggccaggagcagaggcagcagcaggggagccctgggggactgggaaggtcttgtgtgggtcaggaaagaggcgctgggcacgaggccggggctgtgctgagcaggcccagccctcacatccccccagccaacgccggctgcccggggggcttgggagggacccccagcccgtgtgccccacactgagctggcagagagagccaagggacagggccatgggcagggccacaggtgagggacaggcagggccattgcagggccacggtgagggcacagcctgtggcagcagagctgcccagggccgggggcagccgggggtgttggtaccagccagtgctggggctgagcagagcatgAGGCCTCTTCAACAcacctggagcagcctcccacttgccagctgTATTCTCAGGGCACAGACATTTCTTTGGGCCAAAGAGCCCTAAAACAGTTGGCACTGACCACACTTTACCACCATCTGTTCTCCAACTGCTCTGCTGGTTCAGAGCAGCACTGTAAGACAGTGGGGAGCCCTGGTATCCTTTGGACAGCAAAGTCCAGAACCGGGGGGGGGCAGGCAGAGAAGGGGAaacctggacagtggggacccctgggatccccgggacAACAAACTGGAGAaactggagagggggaatgtctgggaacgcgGCACTCCGAAGGCCGGAGTCTGAGGAAAAGGGAgccttgggacccccaacactcccagcatcccaaagTGGGACgcccagcatcccagacaggggagaccctctgaatCCCAGAGGGGGCAGACCACAATGGGGGAAGTCGTGGGAGCGCTTTTTAAGGCAGAATTTTCATATTCTTGagtattttttcctgaatctgAACTTTTTGCAGTTCGCGGGGGAGGGGCTTTATCTTGGTATTTCTGAGAGATTTTTTGCCTGAATCCCGGTGGTTTGtgttttctgggctgaatcttggtgttttggaggtttttatggtgcccggtgagttctagagatggacttgggcaggaggaacccccaagccaacgcactcagcccttgtttttccccctcatcaggatttgtccttcccaaagcttgggcggatggaggaggaggctgcgaggaagaggaagatgccttgggccccccaggcaggtgaggaggaagtcagtgtccctttgggcgggtgttgtgctggctctgtcagctgagcatggccccggctgcaggacaaccccgctggcgccgccgtcctgccggggccggagttggggggatgtccttggccttccctgtgggccggaggcaaatcccctccctgtccttcttgcttcctgccccaggccccgagctgaggacggagagcccggaggacaaatccccccgtgagaccctggtgggagaggccgttttgaagggctccccggcgcaggaaggcagcggggaggaaaagggccggagatccccccgcaggaggggctccaaagccagcccagggtgctctgaggaggaaagagccagcctgtgccgggaaggcggctggagcttgaggcggagctctgacctggtggtccctgagcagcctcccagcagggagaagcccttcaggtgcttggaatgtgggaagagcttcaggatgAGCACCAACCTCATCCGACACCAGCAAATCCACACTGGGGtacagccctacacgtgtggggaatgtgggaagagcttcagccagagcacCAACCTGATacgacaccagatgatccacactggggaacggccctgcacatgtggggaatgtgggaagagcttcagggacagatccagcctgatccgacaccagcgcatccacactggggaacggccttacacgtgtggggagtgtgggaagagcttcagggacagctcccacctgatgCACCACCAGCGTAgccacaccggggaacggccctacaagtgtagggaatgtgggaagagcttcaggtacagctccaacctgatccaacaccatcgcatccacactggagagtggccctacacatgtagggaatatgggaagagcttcagtgacagctccaacctgatctaataccagcacatccacaccagggaatgtCCCTACATGTGTTGGGAATGTGGAAACAGCTTCAGCCAGAGGTCCCACCTCGTCACCCATCAGTGCATCCACACCGGAGAAAAGCCCTACaagtgtagggaatgtgggaagagcttcaggtaCAGTTCCcacctgatccaacaccagtgcatccacaccagggaacagccccacatatgtggagaatgtgggaagaggtttcagaccagctcacatctcctccagcaccagcggacacacacggatgagaggcccttccgctgcaccgactgcgggaagggcttcaaccggaactccacCCTTGTCAGCCACCGGCACATCCACAacggggagaggccctacaagtgtgaggagtgtgggaagagcttcacctaCAGCTCTGCCTTGATCTCACACTGATGGACCCATcggtaagagaagccctacgagtgccccgactgcgggaagagcttcggccgctaTTCCAATTCCATCAGCCATCAGAGGACCCCATTGGATGATCTACAGGGACCCACGTTGAGCACAGACCTGGTGGCCCACACTCCAGGTGATCCGTGCTGGGCACTGTATTGGGTCTGGATGGCTATGTTTTGGTTCCTGGGGGGCTCCAGGGGTGGGgtctgtgagcagctgccagaagcttcccccgTGTCCAGCCCCTGTCCCAACCCCCTGACAGTGAGGGTGACTCAGGGTCTTCTTAACTGATCCCTTGGGGCAGATTAGAGTTAGTTtatctatatctatatttatatctatctatatatgtagggtttagTTTAGAAAAATTTTGTCTCCATGTAAAGTAggtttggggcagttttggctcCTGTCTATAGTGatataaaaccacaaaaataacacttccTCCCTCTggctccaagcccagcctgtcccctccGGGGGTGGGTgttcccccctctgccccaggcgGTTCCTTTGGccttgggcagcaaagcccccactgcttctgcaactggagagtgttggagccatggaccattaacattccagtctctcccagctctgcatcccaaaaGTTGAGAGGGATCAATCTGTCACCTCAAAGTGGATCAATCCCCCTGAAAATGGCTCAATCCCACCCCAAAATTCCTGTGTTTCTCATTTTCCCTATGTAATTCTGGGGCTGCCGGTGCCACCCCTCAGCTCTCCACAGGCTGAGGCTTGGCCTTGCACTTTTGCCTTTGCTGGATTTCTTCATCAAATGTTTTTCTCTCCCcgaaaacaaaaatatggaaGGTTTTTGATAATCTGGACGTCTTTAGACCATCTGGACAAATTACAGTTTGCAGTGTTGGAACGgaacattttccacatttaatcatttgttcccatccctcccaggagggaggacactgaactcttccacagaaacagaaaactagtaacaaaaattcagagactactgaaaatgaaaaataccttttgctcACAGGTGGCCTTTCatgtccttctcttctgccttcttACAATCGATGTTATCTGTGGCAGCAGTTGCCTAGATGATGGCCAAAAAAAGCATTCAATTCATTTAGAATCattccagaaaactgaatcaCAACTGGGGATTTGAAACTGCCTCAGGGGAGCACATTTGGAGAAAAGGGTTCCTCAGTCACTTAGAAAATTTGGCTGAAACTGCTCGTTGTGGGCCTGaaactcttaaataaataattccaaCTCATCCTGCATCCTTCCCAGGGGAGTATTTTTATCCCCACATTAAGATATTCTCCAGGGATTTTGTCTCTACACAAATCAATGTTCGCCTGGGAAAAGCACCAAGTATATGAGACAAGTAACtgtaaaaacaaccaacccacccaccccacacacaaagaaaagccCAAGAAAACCCCAAGAACTTGCCAAATTGAATAAACCCCTGAAAACCAGGCTTTGAAGCAtttcagaagtaattaaaatacatgagaaatcaGCCTTTCTGCCTTCAACAAACTGCCTCAagcttctcctttctgtgcttaaaaatcagcatttcagtgaCTCAGGCTGCAGACAGGTATGAACtttgctgcccagctcagccaccAGTGCCCCTAAAggtcccccagaaaaggggattgagggggtcctgggtgggctctggatGGATTTAGGGGGTCcttgggggtctgtggggtggtcctggcaccttttcGAGTGAGCTGGATGCCCATTGAGGGGGaggtgccctcccaaagccccccagagAAGGCTGACACAGGGGAACGCAggggggggtccccattcccgatccattcTGGGGCCGGTTTTGCCCTCCCCAACCTCGGCTCCTCCCTGAGTCACATctatcatatgacatcacatcctcctctgtgacatcacatcttcctctgtgacgtcacatcaTCCCCATGACACCACATCCTTCTCTATGACATCGCagttcccctgtgacatcacatgcttcctgtgacatcacatccttcctgtgacatcacatcatcctctgtgacatgacagcaccctgtgacatcacattctcctctgtgacatcctgtctcctatgacatcacatcctcctctatgacatcacagctcccctgtgacatcacatcctcctctgagacatcacagcctcctttgtgacatcacagttctcctatgacatcacatcctcctctgtgacatcacagctctcctatgacatcacatcctcctctgtgacatcgcatgtcacctatgacatcacatcctcctctgtgatttCACaactccctgtgacatcacatcccactctgtgacatcacagctcccctgttgcatcacatccttttctatgacatcacattatcctctgtgacatcatagacctcctatgacatcacagacctcctatgacatcacatcatcctctgtgacatcacagcctcctttgtgacatcacagttctcctatgacatcacatcctcctctgtgacatcacagctctcctatgacatcacatcctcctctgtgacatcgcatgtcacctatgacatcacatcctcctctgtgacttcacagctccctgtgacatcacatcccactctgtgacatcacagctcccctgttacatcacatccttttctatgacatcacatcctcctctgtgacatcacgtctcctatgacgtcacatcctcctatGTGACATCaaattctcctctgtgacatcacatcctcctctgtgacatcacatgtctcctattacatcacatcctcctctgtgacatcatgtaTCTCCTATGACAttacagctcccctgtgacatcacatcctcttctgtgacatcacatcctcttctgtgacatcacagctgcctgtgacatcacatccttcctagTGACATCAAagctcttctgtgacatcacttcttcctctatgacatcacatcttcctctgtgacatcgcatgtctcctgtctcatcacagctctcctgtgatatcacgtcttcccctgtgacatcgcatgtcccctgtgacatcacagctccctgtgacatcacatcctcctctgtgacgtcgcatgtctcctatgacatcacatccttctctgtgatatcacatcctcccccgttacatcacagctcccatgtgacatcacattctcccatgacttcacatcctctttgacatcacatctcctatgacatcacatcctccctgtgacatcacagcccccttaggacatcacatctctcctgtgacatcatccctgtgacatcatccCTGGTGGCTGCCTAGGGATCTTTCCAGTCGTAGATGttatcacaaaaaagaaactctgtcttttatacaggcaggaaaactggaatcCTGATACCTTCAAGTCTTCAGCAAAAACCACGATTCAAACTAggagcactgctcttctgttgcCACTGAGCCAGTTGGAGGTGgctgtgatttaataaagcagcaacaaCGGGCCCAAACCCATGGTGTCCTTCAGATGCGCCGTGTCCTGAGCAGACTGTGTCCTgcttgtcctgccctgctgcctgcaggacaacttccccctcggcacacccccagccccagccttgtttgggaagttgagctctggctgaggctttccccaggagaagcctccttggtctctcctcagggcagtccccccagcacgcagccaggacagggcacagaatgagtggccccagctctgcctccccaggggtgtccaggCATCCCACGAGGCGtctgctgttgctgcatcaccacctcccctcaccAGAATGGTTTTGGAAGGCTTTCCAAGCACAGGGAACCAGATAGAAACCTCTGGACCCCACAGAGAAAATATCCCCAGGGTCAtgttagagcacaaacctgcaaacagggatgacaggtcagagaatcacagaatcatcaaggttggaagagaccttccagatcttctagtccaactgtcaacccagcaccaccagaatcacccctaaaccccatcccaaagcgctacatccagatgccacctgaatgcttccagagactccaccacctccctgggctacttgtgccaatgcctgaacactctgTCAGTGGAAAAAAggtttttgaatatctaatatgaaccttgcctgatgcaatttaaggccatttcctctcttcctgtcactaaaggctttgcagaacaGACCACcccccacacccactaaaacctcctctcaggtcattgcagagagcaatgaggtcccccctgagcctccccttctccacactcaacaagcccagttccctcagccgtccctcagcagacatgttttccagagccttccccagctccgttcccttctctggacacgctccagcccctcaagggccttttggcactgaggggccagaactggacacagcactccaggtggggcctccccagtgcccagcacagaggggcaatcagttctctgctcctgctggccacactcttctccacaaaggccacgatgcccttggccttcttgcccccctgggcacactctgcctcatatccagcccctgtcaagcagcacccccaagtcccttcctgctgagcagctctccagcccctctgcccccagcctggagcgttccagggggttgttgggagccaagggcaggccctgacacttggccttattgatccaacctgtccagatccctctgcagagccttcctgccctccagcacatcctcactcacacccagatcagtcagtctcccaaacaggacaaagtctgaccaccagcagtccagggtgtcagttctgctgccccctccttccttcactcagaatggaaaactccatcattttggggtctctgtgcccatcAGCTCTGAcccccacatcccccaccagtcacagaatcatggaatgattcgggttggaagggaccttaaagagcatctcagtccaaccccctgccatgggcagggacaccttccactagacccagagctcagagccccatccaacctgaccatgaacacttccagggatggggcagccagaacttctctgagcaacctgtgccaggatctcactaccatcacagcccagaaattcttcctaatatcccatctaacccttccctttctcagtgtgaagccattccccttgtcctgtcactccagacccttgttgaaagtctctctccatctttcctgttggctcccttcaggcactgcaaggccacaattaggtcaccccaaagccttctcttctccagcctgaacaatcccagttctctcagcctttcctcacagcagagctgctccatccctctgatcctcttgctgctcccctctgcactcgctccaacaggtccatgtccttcctgggctggagcccagagctggaggcagctctgcaggggtgacaacattacagccatgtgtgttccagcaaggacactgtggaacctcctggagtaaaggggccattgtgacactgtagggccttctggagccaaaggaaccctgggacactgtggaatctcatggaaccaagagTTCATTGTGCCACGAAGGGCCTCATGGAGCCAAGagagccctgagacatttcgGGCCCTAATAGAAtcaggggccattgtgacactgaggaacctcaaaggccactgtgacactgcagggtctcatggaaccaaaggaaccctgagacttttcagaacctcatggaatcaaggggccactgtgacactgcagagcatcatggagacaaagggaccctgggacactgtggacctCAAGAAATCAAGGACCCATATTGGCatgtggaacctcatggaatcaaggggccattgtcacactgcagggctcatggaaccaaaggattcctggacactgaggaatctcatggaaccaaggggacACTGTcatatgtggggcctcctagaaccaaaggagtcctgagacattttgcaaacccatggaatcaagggtccgTTATCACACCACAGAGCCTTatgaagccaaatggaccctgtgactctgtggaacctcatggaatctagtggccattcccaccctgtaaaacctcatggatactctCAGGTTCCTATTATTAAAAGatgcctctgcccaaattcatctgcaaaggagaccatgtgccaaagtcagcagtccagctttgatttaacagtaaataggagggagagaaagaaagagagagaaggaacgGTGGTGGGAAGACAGTGAGATCAGAGACAGAGATGAATTAAATgtagatccctgaggctcctgccggtccttcttcaccctgctctgctcggtggagggtccccaagttgtgcttctgggctatcacttttatacagcccaggCCCCAggtattcaggggggtagatgctgttcccacagcttgggctggcacgtctacaaggacttgcttcctttcccacaacTTGCCacagtgggagttttgcccgctgtgcttccagtctgcaggtgggaatctttgtctggatgggttccccagacctgccttaccagccctggcttcctttttggggctgtctgctctttcccacagtctgcacagtgcaattctgtcctgggggctacttccaaagcttcacctccctttaggccttggaattaaaggccttcctgtttgccaccagtgcttatgtgttgtggtgccttatgggattttcctgctttgacagtgttttgagacagttcattgtgcccttcaggtccttccatgtgcacacacaaagcagtctcaccagtgtctggccctccaaagaacacaaaccctgatgatttgtagctcccactccagtggttggcacttggagctccctccgtacccagagctcagagctcccttgtcccagaaagtttaaagagattgtgcctcattctgccaagacaacccttggaaaaacgtgtccctctgtgtttcctgggataagagcactctattgtcatctcccaaaaccttggagaggtcccagagatctcccaggaaggaatttggggcctcaagcacatgacccgtatatagaggctgaggactcaggggtcagtggtgtgaagattgaggacagtagaggagtagcctgagaggtcttgaaggggggtgtcagagctggtggagcttttcttcctgtcagaaaacagcctaagaaagaactagtgccaccaagggcagctggggtggcttAGACTGGGgaaaagaagtcagaaatttccctccaaggtcagtgttgtggtgcaatatgtcacaaagaaggagtctggatgagcccaaggctttgtgtgtgcaggaagaaccagggaggacgcagagatgtcagtgcaggaaggtgccagccaggtggggcagccggggggatgacgacagcctgcagagaaaggggcagggcatggacaccgtaggacagcctgggctggagaggagacagggatggggagaagctgaaaggccctgacacagtcaccttctgcaggcctttggccagggctgctgtctgtgcccctgatgccaggaggagacgagtgccccttgcagccctggggcctcatggcctccttgtccctgctcagcagcctgggaggtgccaccccatggtcctgcccttggcattgcacatcccacatcccagtgccccaggaagagccctgaggaataagacagggacagggactgggggtcaggccttggtcctttggattaaggaaacaagtaaaggtttattcagcatcagagccacctttccctcgcttgtccatccttgtcatcactgtctgcacttttctgctctaactggaacctggggacatgttctcagttgtgtccctcagtgagactccttagcactacaagaaacttcagtgtttcaatctcactttgacttcttgagaagttgtttgaacttcctctcagggactgagtctcatgtaaacaacgccaaacccccctgagggtcatgaaatgcctgaggctgttgctgtgctgctgagctgggccaggctcctggcacacagggagctcctggcaagcaagaagagcttcaaagagacagctctgctggtgagcagctcctctgcacagcccagcagggctgagggcactgcctgcagcaccaagggcaggggagtgagacagagagaagtTAAAGGCTGTCAGACGTAGAATGATGCTGAGACCTCACTGGGGGAGAATTTTTAACAGATCTTGGCACAGGAAGTCTGTTCATGCAGGGCAATGGGACTGCAGCTTTTGGAGGCATCTGGGAAAGCTGGCACTGCCCATCAACTACTGATTCTCTAAGTGCAACTTGAGAGTATCTGgagtgcagaggaggaggacatgCTCAGAGCTTCAGCTCCCACTCAGAATATTTCCAAGATAAAGATTTTTATAAGGTTAAAGAAATTTCCTGAGATTGTGCTTCCAGTTTCCTACTCTTGAGGAATGGGAGGAATAAATCATtaagaaagtattaattttgaCAGGTCCCTGAGACATATGAACTGTGAGTGCTCAGTAGGTCTGTCTGAGCTTCCTAATGTGCTTTCaaccactgctctgcctgtgggcagcaccagcatcacCTCTGCTAGACCCATCAGGACTAGTCTGAGCTGTCATTTTTGCACTTGCAAACGGAATATGACCCCTAccagtgcagcctgtggtgctggggaaggagctgagtctgcTTAAATCAAATGCCATCGTAAGGACACTTGgctgtctccctgaggtttCCTTCCAAGTTGTGAATTTCCCTCCAGGTTGGAAAACTGTCCCTTAACATCTCCTTGTTATGTGAAACCCCTGTACAGAAGCACAGTGCTGctaaaacagtgaaaatgctgttgagtagggacccagcactggagctgaaggaagatCTCCTAGGAAATCAAAAGactgtctgtgtgtgccctggggAGTATCTGTAGAATACAGCTTTGACTTTGTTTAGCTAAGTCCACGCTAACTGGCCTCTTACTGTCTTCTTCTCCTGTGTTGGAAACAAACAcccagaggcagcaaatgtccaacagcagctccatggcccagttcctcctcctggcattcgcagacaggcgggagctgcagctcctgcacttctggctcttcctggccatctccctggctgccctcctggccaacggcctcatcctcagcgccgtagcctgtgaccaccacctgcacacccccatgggcttcttcctgctcaacctctccctcacagacctgggctgcatctgcaccactgtccccaaagccatgcacaattccctctgggacaccaggaccatctcctacatgggatgtgctgtacaggcctttttcttttatttcttcctctcagcagagttttccctcctcaccatcatgtgctacgaccgctacgttgccatctgcaaacccctgcactacgggaccctcctgggcagcagagcttgtgcccacatggcagcagctgcctgggccactgcctttctcaatgctctgctgcacacagccaatacattttccctgcccctgtgccagggcaatgccctgggccagttcttctgtgaaatcccacacatcctcaagctctcctgctctcactcaggctacctcagggaacttGGGCTTATTGTGTTTAGTGTCTGTTtaatgtttggttgttttgttttcattgttttctcctatgtgcagatcttcagggctgtgctgaggatcccctctcagcagggacggcacaaagccttttccacgtgcctccctcacctggtcgtggtctccctgtttgtcagcactggcgCATTTTCCGACCTGaagcctccctccatctcctccccatctctggatctggccctgtcagttctgtactcagtggttcctccagcactgaaccccctcatctacagcctgaggaaccaggagctcaaggatgccgtaaggaaaatgatgactgtgTTTTTTGAGAAGCAATAAACTTcgtcttttcttctgcagaacactcattgtgtaacttattttgggcctggcctgccttctaaagcttttcGTAGTGGTGgtgggttttccttttttgttcatCTGTTAATATTaacaacactgaaattttattcttcatcccatataattcactctctaccccttttttttcacccacaaaatatagaaatcagaaatcatgctttgtgtgcatttaaacaaaataaaagcttgtgcagcaaaatatttgtcaaacatcctccctgtgttagtttgtacatgaggaatcacaatctctgagtgtaagaaaggacacaaattcttttttccagattcttcctCCAACACctcccctgaagctggagggcatttccatgtttgcagatgtggaggggaaaagagtcccagcactgccagggagccccagaac
This Pseudopipra pipra isolate bDixPip1 chromosome W, bDixPip1.hap1, whole genome shotgun sequence DNA region includes the following protein-coding sequences:
- the LOC135404618 gene encoding olfactory receptor 14J1-like, yielding LHYGTLLGSRACAHMAAAAWATAFLNALLHTANTFSLPLCQGNALGQFFCEIPHILKLSCSHSGYLRELGLIVFSVCLMFGCFVFIVFSYVQIFRAVLRIPSQQGRHKAFSTCLPHLVVVSLFVSTGAFSDLKPPSISSPSLDLALSVLYSVVPPALNPLIYSLRNQELKDAVRKMMTVFFEKQ